A single window of Castor canadensis chromosome 3, mCasCan1.hap1v2, whole genome shotgun sequence DNA harbors:
- the Zbtb42 gene encoding zinc finger and BTB domain-containing protein 42 — protein MEFPEHGGRLLGRLRQQRELGFLCDCTVLVGDARFPAHRAVLAACSVYFHLFYRDRPAGSRDTVRLNSDIVTAPAFGRLLDFMYEGRLDLRSLPVEDVLAAASYLHMYDIVKVCKGRLREKDQVLDQGTPAPGAEPPDQPPFPLPTWTPDFSPTAQKAKLPPAGVKTAAPLQACGSPPWQAPGESDRALDLSLKPGPRQKPVHPPCTLQTPLCGWVQQRVQPLVKDEQDLLSEQEDSSSTQSPGSLPPSACASAAQGLAVGLEPLPIHGASNQQLELGTEPVASMEELGTGGQLCICPLCCKLFPSAHALQLHLSTHFRERDGARAQFSPDGTVPTCPLCSKTFSCTYTLKRHERTHSGEKPYTCVQCGKSFQYSHNLSRHAVVHTREKPHACRWCDRRFTQSGDLYRHVRKFHYGLVKSLLV, from the coding sequence ATGGAGTTCCCGGAGCACGGCGGGCGACTGCTGGGCCGTCTGAGGCAGCAGCGCGAACTGGGCTTCCTTTGCGACTGCACGGTGCTGGTGGGTGACGCGCGCTTTCCTGCCCACCGCGCGGTGCTGGCTGCGTGCAGCGTCTACTTCCATCTCTTCTACAGGGACCGGCCCGCGGGCAGCCGTGACACGGTACGACTCAACAGCGACATCGTTACGGCGCCCGCCTTCGGTCGCCTGCTGGACTTCATGTACGAGGGCCGCCTGGACCTGCGCAGCCTGCCTGTCGAGGACGTCCTGGCTGCTGCCAGCTACCTGCACATGTATGACATCGTCAAGGTCTGCAAGGGCAGGCTCAGAGAGAAGGATCAGGTTCTGGACCAGGGGACCCCCGCTCCTGGGGCAGAGCCACCTGACCAGCCACCATTCCCCTTGCCTACGTGGACCCCTGACTTCAGCCCAACCGCCCAGAAGGCCAAGCTACCCCCAGCAGGGGTCAAGACTGCTGCGCCTCTTCAAGCATGTGGGTCTCCTCCTTGGCAAGCCCCAGGAGAGTCGGATAGGGCCTTGGACCTGTCGCTGAAGCCTGGCCCAAGACAGAAGCCTGTTCACCCACCCTGTACCCTCCAGACACCCCTCTGCGGCTGGGTGCAGCAAAGAGTCCAGCCACTGGTGAAGGATGAGCAGGACTTGCTTTCTGAACAGGAAGATAGCAGCAGCACCCAGAGCCCCGGCAGCCTTCCACCTTCAGCCTGTGCTTCTGCAGCCCAGGGCCTGGCAGTGGGCTTGGAGCCACTACCCATCCATGGAGCTAGCAACCAGCAGCTTGAACTGGGTACAGAGCCAGTGGCAAGCATGGAGGAGTTGGGTACCGGCGGGCAACTCTGCATCTGCCCACTGTGCTGCAAGCTGTTCCCCAGTGCCCATGCACTGCAGCTGCATCTCAGCACCCACTTCCGAGAGCGGGATGGTGCTCGAGCTCAGTTCTCACCTGACGGCACGGTGCCCACCTGCCCACTCTGCAGCAAGACCTTCTCCTGCACTTACACACTGAAGAGGCACGAGCGGACACACTCAGGGGAGAAGCCCTACACGTGCGTGCAGTGTGGCAAGAGCTTCCAGTACTCACACAACCTGAGCCGGCATGCTGTGGTCCACACGCGGGAGAAGCCGCACGCCTGCCGCTGGTGTGATCGCCGGTTCACACAGTCTGGGGACCTGTATCGCCATGTCCGCAAGTTCCATTATGGCTTGGTCAAGTCCCTGCTGGTGTGA
- the Akt1 gene encoding RAC-alpha serine/threonine-protein kinase, with protein MNDVAIVKEGWLHKRGEYIKTWRPRYFLLKNDGTFIGYKERPQDVDQRESPLNNFSVAQCQLMKTERPRPNTFIIRCLQWTTVIERTFHVETPEEREEWTTAIQTVADGLKRQEEETMDFRSGSPSDNSGAEEMEVSLAKPKHRVTMNEFEYLKLLGKGTFGKVILVKEKATGRYYAMKILKKEVIVAKDEVAHTLTENRVLQNSRHPFLTALKYSFQTHDRLCFVMEYANGGELFFHLSRERVFSEDRARFYGAEIVSALDYLHSEKNVVYRDLKLENLMLDKDGHIKITDFGLCKEGIKDGATMKTFCGTPEYLAPEVLEDNDYGRAVDWWGLGVVMYEMMCGRLPFYNQDHEKLFELILMEEIRFPRTLGPEAKSLLAGLLKKDPKQRLGGGSEDAKEIMQHRFFASIVWQDVYEKKLSPPFKPQVTSETDTRYFDEEFTAQMITITPPDQDDNMECVDSERRPHFPQFSYSASGTA; from the exons ATGAATGACGTGGCCATTGTGAAGGAAGGCTGGCTTCACAAACGAG GGGAATACATCAAAACGTGGAGGCCTCGATACTTTCTCCTCAAGAACGACGGCACCTTCATTGGCTACAAGGAGCGGCCGCAGGATGTGGACCAGCGTGAGTCGCCACTCAACAACTTCTCTGTGGCAC AATGCCAGCTGATGAAGACAGAGCGGCCCAGGCCCAACACCTTCATCATCCGCTGCCTGCAGTGGACCACAGTTATTGAGCGCACTTTCCATGTGGAGACGCCTGAGGAACG GGAAGAGTGGACAACCGCCATCCAGACTGTGGCTGATGGACtcaagaggcaggaggaagagacGATGGACTTCCGGTCAGGCTCGCCCAGTGACAACTCAGGGGCTGAGGAGATGGAAGTTTCCCTGGCCAAGCCCAAGCATCGTGTG ACCATGAACGAGTTTGAGTACCTGAAGCTGCTGGGCAAGGGCACGTTTGGGAAGGTGATCCTGGTGAAGGAGAAGGCCACGGGCCGCTACTATGCCATGAAGATCCTTAAGAAAGAGGTCATTGTGGCCAAG GACGAGGTGGCCCACACGCTTACTGAGAACCGTGTCCTGCAGAACTCCAGGCACCCTTTCCTCACA GCCCTAAAGTACTCCTTCCAGACCCACGACCGCCTGTGCTTTGTCATGGAATACGCCAATGGTGGTGAG CTCTTCTTCCACCTGTCCCGTGAGCGCGTATTCTCTGAGGACCGGGCCCGCTTCTATGGTGCTGAGATTGTGTCGGCCCTGGACTACCTGCATTCAGAGAAGAACGTGGTGTACCGGGACCTCAAG CTGGAGAACCTCATGCTGGACAAAGATGGACACATCAAGATCACAGACTTTGGGCTGTGCAAGGAGGGTATCAAGGACGGGGCCACCATGAAGACCTTCTGTGGGACGCCCGAGTACCTGGCCCCTGAG GTGCTGGAGGACAATGACTACGGCCGAGCAGTAGACTGGTGGGGGCTGGGTGTGGTCATGTACGAGATGATGTGTGGCCGCCTGCCCTTCTACAACCAGGACCATGAAAAGCTGTTTGAGCTCATCCTCATGGAGGAGATCCGCTTCCCACGCACTCTTGGGCCTGAGGCCAAGTCCCTGCTGGCTGGGCTGCTCAAGAAGGACCCTAAACAGAG GCTTGGTGGGGGCTCCGAGGATGCCAAGGAGATAATGCAGCATCGCTTCTTTGCCAGCATCGTGTGGCAGGACGTGTACGAGAAGAAG CTCAGCCCACCTTTCAAGCCGCAGGTCACCTCAGAAACTGATACCAGGTATTTTGATGAGGAGTTCACAGCTCAGATGATCACGATCACACCACCAGACCAAG ACGACAACATGGAGTGTGTGGACAGTGAGCGGAGGCCGCACTTCCCCCAGTTCTCCTACTCTGCTAGTGGCACGGCCTGA